Proteins encoded together in one Branchiostoma floridae strain S238N-H82 chromosome 18, Bfl_VNyyK, whole genome shotgun sequence window:
- the LOC118405954 gene encoding mucin-5AC-like, with translation MDTRRGFGLWAISLMLIFITQPLLPEACQTGDGTSYRGTVSVTESGRTCQHWDSQTPHQHNAIPANYPSLGLEQNYCRNPDGDPSGVWCFTTDPERQWEHCDVPACSDPTEPSANPTQSPTNPTVSAANPTVSAANPTQSPTNPAVTPAYTTQSPANPTQSSANPTQSPTIPTVSAANPTVSPTDPTVTPAYTTQSPANPTQSSANPTQSPTIPTVSAANPTVSVANPIVSAANPTVSPTKPTVTTAHTTQPPANPTESPTILTVSATNPTVSAANPTVSATNPTVSAANPTVSPTNPTATPTKPTVTAAYTTQPPAIPTESPANPTQSPTIPTVSAANPTVSSTNPTQTTANPTQSPANPTQSPAKPTQSPANPTVSPANPTQSQTDPTQSRTNPTQSPANPTQSPANPTQSPANPTQSPANPTQSPANPTQSPTNPTQSPTIPTQSPANPTQSPTDPTQSPANPTQSPANPTQSPANPTQSPTDPTQPPANPTQPPANPTQPPANPTQSPANPTQSPAKPTQSPTDTTQSPTDPTQSPANPTQSPVNPTQSPTDPTQPPANPTQSPANPTQSPANPTRSQTDPTQSPTNPTQSPVNPSVSPTDPTQPQANPTQSLTNPTQLPADPTQSQTDPTQSPTNPTQSPTNPTQSPANPTQSPANPTQSQTDPTQSPTNPTQPQTDPTQSPTNPTQSPANPTQSQANPTESPTDPTQPPANPTQSPATLTVTPANPTQSQANPTESPANPTRSPANPTEPPTNPTQPPTNPTQSPTSTTQTTGDSHQTQADPTQPPGPTQLPTDPSQLPTDPILATTYPTETDCPDMYMCDNGECVVPEYRCDGQYQCVDESDEDDCTYACSKEFQCGNGLCKPTSWVCDGEDDCGDNTDETGCTCSSEFQHACGDGSCYHVIHRCDGYSDCADGSDEDNCVASIGCGLRNIMDTNGQSRIVGGDTAIHGAWPWQTACNGDVFGISRTRPEQENSLELRILDIPFADESEISLSWSNDYGTPFCGGTLVAPEWVLTAAHCLKDYRRPNDWPDVQVLIGKHLLQHPGDTDSEAVVVSVQKVFSHKGYDPVTDDSDIALVKLNTTVDQTSNFVNFACLEDNETTRFDENSYCFTTGWGETYFGGPQPDRLQELKMALIPTAVCNGIISYGSGRLTDGMICAGHWEGGADACSGDSGSPLVCAAPTSAPECGGLLTAPPGGTVTSPNYPDVYVIDATCEWTITVAEGYMVRLTFDSFNIEDGHDYLTIYDGDSDSAMELLSLTGELSFNPGPITSASNQMFVRFTSDYSITAWGFQFHYTDIAAPTVPECGGILTVPPGGIVTSPNYPYDYFNDATCEWTITVPEGSIVRLTFDSFDLEHGYDYLTIYDGDNDNATVLQR, from the exons CCTGCCAGACAGGGGATGGAACATCTTACCGTGGAACAGTCTCTGTGACGGAATCAGGCAGGACGTGTCAacactgggacagtcagacaccgcACCAACACAACGCCATACCCGCTAATTATCCGTCACTTGGAttggagcagaactactgccggaatccggatgGAGACCCCTCTGGAGTTTGGTGCTTCACCACGGATCCGGAACGGCAATGGGAACATTGTGACGTGCCTGCATGTTCCG ACCCAACTGAGCCATCGGCAAACCCGACCCAGTCACCGACAAACCCGACTGTGTCTGCGGCAAACCCGACTGTGTCAGCGGCAAACCCAACCCAGTCACCGACGAACCCGGCTGTGACACCGGCATACACGACCCAGTCACCAGCAAACCCAACCCAGTCATCGGCAAACCCTACCCAGTCACCGACAATCCCGACTGTGTCAGCGGCAAACCCGACTGTGTCACCGACGGACCCGACTGTGACACCGGCATACACGACCCAGTCGCCGGCAAACCCGACCCAGTCATCGGCAAACCCGACCCAGTCACCGACAATCCCGACCGTGTCAGCGGCAAACCCGACTGTGTCAGTGGCAAACCCGATCGTGTCAGCGGCAAACCCGACTGTGTCACCGACAAAACCGACTGTGACAACGGCACACACGACCCAGCCACCGGCAAACCCGACTGAGTCACCGACAATCCTGACTGTGTCAGCGACAAACCCGACTGTGTCAGCGGCAAACCCGACTGTGTCAGCGACAAACCCGACCGTGTCAGCGGCAAACCCGACTGTGTCACCGACGAACCCGACTGCGACACCGACAAAACCGACTGTGACAGCGGCATACACGACCCAGCCACCGGCAATCCCGACTGAGTCACCGGCAAACCCGACCCAGTCACCGACAATCCCGACTGTGTCAGCGGCGAACCCGACTGTGTCATCGACAAACCCGACCCAGACAACGGCAAACCCGACCCAGTCACCAGCAAACCCAACCCAGTCACCGGCAAAACCGACCCAGTCACCAGCAAACCCGACTGTGTCACCTGCAAACCCGACCCAGTCACAGACAGACCCGACTCAGTCACGGACAAACCCAACCCAGTCACCGGCAAACCCGACCCAGTCACCTGCAAACCCGACCCAGTCACCGGCAAACCCGACTCAGTCACCGGCAAACCCGACCCAGTCACCAGCAAACCCGACCCAGTCACCGACAAACCCGACCCAGTCACCGACAATCCCGACCCAGTCACCGGCAAACCCGACCCAGTCACCGACAGACCCGACCCAGTCACCGGCAAACCCGACCCAGTCACCGGCAAACCCGACCCAGTCACCGGCAAACCCGACCCAGTCACCGACAGACCCGACCCAGCCACCGGCAAACCCGACCCAGCCACCGGCAAACCCGACCCAGCCACCGGCAAACCCGACCCAGTCACCTGCAAACCCGACCCAGTCACCGGCAAAACCGACCCAGTCACCGACAGACACAACTCAGTCACCGACAGACCCGACCCAGTCACCAGCAAACCCGACCCAGTCACCGGTAAACCCGACCCAGTCACCGACAGACCCGACCCAGCCACCGGCAAACCCGACCCAGTCACCTGCAAACCCGACCCAGTCACCTGCAAACCCGACCCGGTCACAGACAGACCCGACTCAGTCACCGACAAACCCGACCCAGTCACCGGTAAACCCGAGTGTGTCACCGACAGACCCGACCCAGCCACAGGCAAACCCGACCCAGTCACTGACAAACCCGACCCAGTTACCTGCAGACCCGACCCAGTCACAGACAGACCCGACTCAGTCACCGACAAACCCGACCCAGTCACCGACAAACCCGACTCAGTCACCGGCAAACCCGACCCAGTCACCGGCAAACCCGACCCAGTCACAGACTGACCCGACTCAGTCACCGACAAACCCGACCCAGCCACAGACAGACCCGACTCAGTCACCGACAAACCCAACCCAGTCACCGGCAAACCCGACCCAGTCACAGGCAAACCCGACCGAATCACCGACAGACCCGACCCAGCCACCGGCAAACCCGACCCAGTCACCGGCAACCCTGACTGTAACACCGGCAAACCCGACCCAGTCACAGGCAAACCCGACCGAATCACCGGCAAACCCGACCCGGTCACCAGCAAACCCGACTGAGCCACCGACAAACCCCACCCAGCCACCGACAAACCCGACCCAGTCACCTACAAGTACAACTCAAACCACAGGAGACTCTCACCAGACTCAAGCGGACCCAACCCAACCGCCGGGACCGACCCAACTACCAACAGACCCATCCCAGCTGCCGACGGACCCAATCCTGGCGACAACATACCCTACAGAAACGG ACTGTCCcgatatgtacatgtgtgacaaTGGCGAGTGTGTTGTGCCGGAGTACCGCTGTGATGGCCAATATCAGTGTGTTGATGAAAGCGACGAGGATGACTGTACTTACG CATGCAGTAAAGAGTTCCAGTGTGGAAACGGCCTGTGTAAACCGACCTCCTGGGTCTGTGATGGGGAGGACGACTGTGGAGACAACACGGACGAAACCGGCT GTACCTGTTCCAGCGAGTTCCAGCACGCATGCGGGGACGGATCCTGCTATCACGTGATTCACCGTTGCGATGGCTACAGCGACTGCGCAGATGGATCAGACGAGGACAACTGCGTGGCCT CCATAGGCTGTGGCCTGAGAAACATCATGGATACAAACGGCCAGTCGAGAATAGTTGGAGGAGACACTGCAATTCATGGAGCTTGGCCATGGCAG ACGGCTTGCAATGGGGACGTTTTCGGGATATCCCGGACACGTCCCGAACAGGAGAACTCACTGGAACtacgcatcctggatatcccgTTTGCGGACGAATCTGAGATAAGCCTCTCTTG GTCGAACGACTATGGCACTCCGTTCTGTGGCGGTACCTTGGTTGCACCGGAATGGGTGCTGACGGCTGCCCACTGTCTGAAAGATTACCGCCG TCCAAACGATTGGCCAGATGTCCAAGTCCTTATTGGCAAGCACCTTCTGCAACATCCCGGGGACACTGACTCGGAGGCTGTCGTGGTATCCGTGCAAAAAGTGTTCTCTCACAAAGGGTATGACCCCGTCACAGATGACAGCGATATAGCCCTTGTGAAGCTGAACACAACGGTAGATCAGACAAGCAACTTTGTCAACTTCGCTTGTCTCGAAGACAACGAGACTACGAGATTCGACGAGAACTCGTACTGCTTTACAACGGGCTGGGGTGAAACTTATTTTG GAGGGCCACAGCCGGACCGTTTGCAGGAGTTGAAGATGGCGCTGATTCCAACAGCCGTCTGTAACGGGATCATCTCCTACGGCTCGGGACGGTTAACCGACGGGATGATCTGTGCCGGGCACTGGGAGGGTGGCGCCGACGCTTGTTCTGGGGACTCAGGGAGTCCTTTAGTGTGTGCAG CACCAACTAGTGCTCCTGAATGTGGAGGTCTCCTGACGGCTCCACCTGGCGGTACTGTGACGTCGCCGAACTACCCCGATGTCTACGTCATCGACGCAACCTGTGAGTGGACAATCACCGTGGCGGAAGGATACATGGTTCGtctgacttttgacagcttcaaCATTGAAGACGGTCACGACTATTTGACCATCTACGATGGAGACAGCGACAGTGCTATGGAATTGCTGAG CTTAACAGGTGAATTATCATTTAACCCCGGTCCCATCACCAGTGCATCTAACCAGATGTTCGTGAGGTTTACATCTGACTATAGCATCACGGCTTGGGGATTCCAGTTCCACTACACAG ACATAGCTGCACCGACTGTTCCTGAATGCGGAGGTATCCTGACGGTTCCCCCTGGAGGTATCGTTACATCACCGAACTACCCCTATGACTACTTCAACGATGCGACTTGTGAGTGGACAATCACCGTGCCAGAAGGAAGCATTGTTCGCCTGACGTTTGACAGTTTCGATCTCGAACACGGTTATGACTATTTGACTATCTACGATGGAGACAATGACAATGCAACTGTCTTGCAGAGGTAA